One genomic region from Uloborus diversus isolate 005 chromosome 2, Udiv.v.3.1, whole genome shotgun sequence encodes:
- the LOC129217660 gene encoding intraflagellar transport protein 25 homolog isoform X2 produces MGKKRNFMRKLDTFWTTTGLYPQAFVLALSEPADVKNIVIYSYNVKDLKIEKSMKDDPVEFEEVLVTGFESTEGTPQQKTFSPALCEAKYLKFTVKSGYDHFCAIFKVSVNGVSISP; encoded by the exons ATGggtaagaaaagaaattttatgag aaaattggataCATTTTGGACCACAACAGGCCTTTATCCTCAAGCTTTTGTACTGGCTTTATCTGAACCAGCTGATGTTAAAAATATTGTGATATACTCATATAACG taAAAGATCTGAAAATTGAGAAATCAATGAAGGATGATCCAGTTGAATTTGAAGAAGTCTTAGTAACTG GGTTTGAATCTACTGAAGGAACCCCtcagcaaaaaacattttcaccAGCTCTTtgtgaagcaaaatatttaaaattcactGTCAAATCAGGCTATGATCACTTTTGTGCAATTTTCAAAGTTTCTGTAAATGGTGTAAGCATTTCTCCCTGA
- the LOC129217660 gene encoding intraflagellar transport protein 25 homolog isoform X1, which produces MIDLSSPASGAQIVTATSNDSRFPAQSMLDGKLDTFWTTTGLYPQAFVLALSEPADVKNIVIYSYNVKDLKIEKSMKDDPVEFEEVLVTGFESTEGTPQQKTFSPALCEAKYLKFTVKSGYDHFCAIFKVSVNGVSISP; this is translated from the exons ATGATAGATTTAAGTTCTCCTGCTTCTGGTGCTCAAATTGTTACAGCAACATCAAATGATTCTAGATTTCCAGCCCAAAGCATGTTAGATGg aaaattggataCATTTTGGACCACAACAGGCCTTTATCCTCAAGCTTTTGTACTGGCTTTATCTGAACCAGCTGATGTTAAAAATATTGTGATATACTCATATAACG taAAAGATCTGAAAATTGAGAAATCAATGAAGGATGATCCAGTTGAATTTGAAGAAGTCTTAGTAACTG GGTTTGAATCTACTGAAGGAACCCCtcagcaaaaaacattttcaccAGCTCTTtgtgaagcaaaatatttaaaattcactGTCAAATCAGGCTATGATCACTTTTGTGCAATTTTCAAAGTTTCTGTAAATGGTGTAAGCATTTCTCCCTGA